Genomic window (Rosa chinensis cultivar Old Blush chromosome 6, RchiOBHm-V2, whole genome shotgun sequence):
ctaagtgagaaagaaggagagggcaaaaagtctcaaaaaaaaaagaaaaaagaattaattgggtaaaggggaaataatctcttacagtgttttgggtaaatgaggttaaaaaacagttggtggagcaagtggacaatttttagcctaaaatcgggtaaattaTCATTTCCCCTTATTATTATAGGTTTGTTTGTTGTTGCCTTGTTGGTAGGATGCATCGTTTCGTTTTTGTGTGTCTAACGTTGAATGGTATATGATGTTATGTTTTTTTAACATCCTACTAACCTACTTTGTACTTTTAGTAGTGGGCAAGTTATGTtcatttacaattttttttctccttctgtGTTTTATAAGTTCCATTACAAGTTCTCTTCCTCTTGTTCATAACTTGATGATCGATGAAATTACTTGATGTCATTGATCGATGAAATTCTTAGATCATTCATTTTGTAAGTTGCTCAATACGTGATATATATTTATCAGTTTCTTCATAAATTTAGTTGCTTTATATCAAATCGGCAAAGTTCATATTCAATAAGATATTGAGATCTTTTTAAAAAAACATGtctgaaaaataaatttaaaaactctaaaatagCACCTGACTTTTTTGAGTAGAAGGAGGTCAGCCATTTTTATTCAATATGGAAAAAACAATATTACACAGTGACCCACCCCTATGGTGGCCATCAGAAAGAGACACCGCTAAACGCAATATCACTCCACCTATTGAGTGAAGCTCAGGGAGGCGTAAACTAATAAGAAACTAACAATAAAATTTTTCTACAGAATCATCAGTAAACTTGCTGACAACCTCAAATCAATAATCCCAGCAATTCCTCTCAAGCATTGATTCCAATAAAAAATTAGGTACCTAGAACAAAATAGTCTTGGATCCCAAGTTTTTATAATAAATCCACGGGGATCCCAAATCTGAATCCAAAACCGAAAAAGCCCACATGTTGCAGTCCTAGTTAGCTCACTAGGGCTTGGGCCCAATTCTGGCAAACATAGCAAAGCCCAAATCCAATTAGGGTTTGCCCTTGCAGTCAACTCAACAAAGCTTGTGATCTTGTCGCAGCCGCACCTACCTGCCACCATACCTCCGGCCGTCCGGCACCGTGGATCCAGTGATATGGAGCAAGGGACCCTGACGCCCTTACCAATAGACGACCCAGATAAAGAGATGTCAACGACATCAACACCGGAAGCCACACAACCCTCGGAGACGTAAGACTTCGACCGCCCTGCATCTTCCCACAACTCCGGCAGCTGTGCATTTTCTCTACATCCCAATGCATTAGCAAGCGCCCTCGCCGCCATCCGTGGAGGATGGACTCCATCTAAACCCGATCCAATCTTGACTCAGTTGAAACGCTGAAAAGCCCGGGATCCAAAATCCTCCAACCACTAGCAATCATCAGATCAGTAGGCCACCGAACAAAATTCAACCTCAAATCACGAAGCGAAACAAATTGAGAAGGAGAGAAACCTCCCAATCTCGACTTCAAGGAGAAAAGCGAAAAAACGAGAAGGAGGGCCTAGACCGTCCTCAATAGTTGCGGCACCAAAGGAAGGGCCGGAATTTTTCCCCATCGGAGATGCCTAGCCATGGCAGGCTCAGAGAGAAatttttttagtcttttagaAATAAATCTAATATCAATAGCAGCCAACTTGAATAACCCACAACTAGCATCAAGTAGTTGGTATTAACACTAAATAATAGAGCGATGCCAAACAAACTGTTTTAACAGCTTGTGCTCTAAGAAACCTTAAAAATGCATAGCCCTCTATAACAATTGCACAAATGATAAATTCACAATCACACAACAACCACATTAAATGAAGTATTACACAAGAAAGCTAATTTCTACTTATTCAAACATCATATGGAAGTTGGTAGGGCATGCCATCCATGAATGAACTCACTTATTGAAGATTACAACTTCCTGGAAGAAGAGGTGAGACTCACCTACTTTTGCTTTATAAAGCAACCAAATTTTTTGATCAAGTCCAGAGCTTTCTCACCATGAGGTTCACTCAGCAAGTGAACCTCATGGGCAACATCCTCATGCTCCACTAGCTCAACATTCCCTCCCCACTCACTCTTTTTCAAATCTTCATAATATCACTAGCCTACATGTCTCACATGGTCTTTCTGAGCAAAAAATATCAACACTCTCTCACACCCAATCCTGGCGAAATCCTCTGCAGGCAGTTTCAGCCTCAGCCTCCTGTCCTGCACCCCACCGTTCTCCGGATACATGTACAGCCACATTTCGTCATCCTCCTCCAACCCGCCAAATGGTGCACCCGTTCTAACAATTCCCACAACTTTGACCTCGAGTAACTCATTAGACCTGATCCGAATTGCCAGATGGTGACACATGTTGGCTCCACCGCTGTCCCCACCAAAGAAAAGTCAGTCAAACTCAACATACTGGTTCAACCATGGGTCAGGGCCATTGCGGGTGGAATGGGATACGACCCATTTGAGTGCGGCCCATGAGTCCTCGTAGCAAGCGGGTATGGGCCGCTCTGGGAACATCCCGTATTCGACCGAAATCGCAATTGCATTGGATTCATGGGCCAATGAGGTGAGGTGTTTGTGGAACATAAGCGAGAAGGAAAATTCGAGACAAAACCCGCCGCCATGGATCTAGAAGAGGACTGGGAGTTTTTGGGTTGGGTCATGGATCTAGAAGAGGACTGGGAGTTTTTGGGTTGGGTAAGATCCGGGCCGAAACTTCCGGTGAAATTACAACGTCTTTGGATTGGACACCGATAATGGAATAAGTAGAAGGTGGGATCTTTTGGGTCTTGTAAAATGTTTCAATTCGGCCATCATTGTATGCTCGGAAGAAGCGAAATTCATGAGCGATTTCATTGCTAATTGACCCCATTTGAAATGAAAGTGGAAGGTGATTGCTAGTGAAGGACAATGTAGCAAAAAGATTGGCCACCCTCTGCTTTTATATAGAAATTGGTCGCATTTTCTTGTTATCTAAGATTCGTTAGGTTAAGCTTAAACCTAGAATACACCAATTTGTTTCTAGATAATGGTTTTCTCATTTCTGACTTTCCTTTCTCAGATTCATATGCAAATTCTATATATGCCTACTtgctaaattcagtttgccccctcTAACTTTGGGGCAAATATCAGTTTGGTCTCTGTCGCCATCCCACTTGGCCTCCGCCTCCGCTACCTCCTCTATCAACAAGCGCAAGCTCGCATCTAAGGACCATGCGCCTCATGAtgaaaattagaagtgcagagaccatcatgattaaaaaaaaaattcatggaccaaactgatgtttgccccaaagttagagggggcaaactgaatttagtcattTTTCTAATTAATCTAACTTGCTTAGTTTTCTGGTAAGCATTTTATTGTAACTAATCCAActcgttttgtttttttgtttggtaaGTACTTCTAAACTAGAAGAATGCCATTTTAGGAATAGTTTAAACATCATATTATGATTATGAAGGGTTCATATGATACGTTAAACTAGAAATGCAGTAAGCTAGGCACGTCTAACTATGGTGCCTCGCTACCTGCAACCATTAACAACTGGACCAGTTTAGTTAGCAGTGCTTCTTTGCAAAGACTTCGAATTTGAATACTAGAAGTCGTTTTATATTAGCGTGCTGAATAGATTTATTAGTTTGTTTTTTTCGATGAAGGACTTATTTGTTTGTGGTATCTAGTAAAAAGACTTCTAATATGAATACTAGAAGTGGTTGCATCAGTTATTGTTATTGCAGTGTTGGAGTagaaatttcttggaagtgttgatataaattttttttaagttataTTACTCAACCTTTAAACTTTAAGGTAGTGACAGTTGTGTAGTTATTTAATTATAAGATTGTTTGCAAATGTAGAATAGATCGAGTAAGTTAAAAGTTATACTCAACTCATTTACATGTTTTAAATAGTTTAATTTGAATTTAACATGGATGTCTTCTTTACTAAACGAGTTATATGGGTTGGTTGGGTCAGCAGTTTAATGAAGGGATGAAGTTCTTATGATCTTGGAGAAAACAGATTTAAACTTATGATCGCATTCATTACTATGATGAGAAACACCattgaattaattaattaataagttCCAGTAAAGAAATGTAATCGTTCTATATTTGTCTCATTTATTAATTTGATAGAATTTAACACATTAACAAATTGAAACAACTTGAACACTTAAACCCGACTCGATCCAACCCGTCAACACCCTTAACCACTAACAAGAATGTTTGAAAATACTGGAAGTGTGGTAAATCCATAATTGAAAAATTCAAGCACCTCAAACTGGAGGAAGACAAGACATTGGACTGAATTGTTTACTGGTGCTTAATGAATGAAGCAAACCTCCTAATCAAAGCCACAGCTTTCTCATAGTTGAGATCCTCTAAATGGAAGCAATGATCCTCTCCTTCATTCTCTACAATCTCCACACTCCCTTTCCATCCACTCTTCTtcaattcctccacataattCTTCCCCACACCATTCAAATGATCCTTCTCAGCAACAAACACCAACACCCTCTCACACCCAAGCCTTCTCAGATCCTCTACGCTAGGCCTCAACCTCCTATCCTGCAACCCATTGTTATCGCGACACATGTACAGCCACATGGCATCATCATCAGTCCCACCAAAATACGGATGCACCAGAACCGCCCCAACTAATTTCACTCCTGGTAAACCCAACAACCCGACCCGAGCCGCCAGATAATGCGAAATGTTTCCTCCGGCGCTGTCCCCGGCGACAGAGACCCGGTCAAAGTCGGCGTAATCGTTCAACCAGGGCTCGGGTCCGTTTCCGCTAATATGGGACGCCACCCAGTTGAGCGCGGCCCATGAATCGTCGTAGCAGGCCGGGATCGGGTGCTCCGGTGCCAGCCTGTACTCGACAGAGACGGCGATGACGTCAGCCTCGGAGGATAGAGTCCTGACGTAGTTGTGTATGTGAGGGGAGAATGCGGATTCGAAGGAGAAGCCGCCGCCGTGGACGTGGAAGAGGATGGGG
Coding sequences:
- the LOC112172623 gene encoding probable carboxylesterase 1, with the translated sequence MQSLRLPLFHFLHRTTSPLKPTRPFFQIRLHTRFQASSNHHPSQTTQPIKNDTVTHEFRFFRVYESGRVEKFHQTHKIPPSDDPITGVRSKDVVISSEPAISARIFLPLIRDPTRKLPILFHVHGGGFSFESAFSPHIHNYVRTLSSEADVIAVSVEYRLAPEHPIPACYDDSWAALNWVASHISGNGPEPWLNDYADFDRVSVAGDSAGGNISHYLAARVGLLGLPGVKLVGAVLVHPYFGGTDDDAMWLYMCRDNNGLQDRRLRPSVEDLRRLGCERVLVFVAEKDHLNGVGKNYVEELKKSGWKGSVEIVENEGEDHCFHLEDLNYEKAVALIRRFASFIKHQ